ATTCTCTTACTGAATGAGTTTCGCCAGTAGAAATCACATAGTCATCGGGCTGCTCCTGCTGCAACATCAACCACATTGCTTCTACATAGTCCTTAGCATAGCCCCAGTCACGTTTGGAATCAAGATTGCCAAGATAAAGTTTTTTTTGCTTGCCAGCCACTATGTTAGCGATCGCTCTAGTGATTTTTCTTGTAACAAACGTTTCTCCGCGCCGTGGGGACTCATGGTTAAACAAAATACCATTGCAAGCAAACAACCCATAGGACTCGCGATAATTGATAGTTTGCCAATGGGCATAGACCTTCGCACAAGCATAGGGACTACGGGGATAAAAAGGCGTTGACTCATTTTGGGGCACAGCCTGAACTAAACCATACATCTCCGAAGAACCAGCTTGATAAAAACGAATCTCATGACCATTGCGCTGCTGATAGTCACGGATTGCTTCTAGTAGCCTCAAAGTACCCATACCAACTGCATCAACGGTATATTCAGGTGAATCAAAGCTAACCCGCACATGGGACTGTGCACCAAGGTTATACACTTCATGGGGTTGAACATCCTCTAAGATACGTCCCAAAGTCGTACCATCAGTGAGATCTCCATAATGCAGAAACAACTTTGTTTCAGGCAAATGAGGATCTTGAT
This genomic interval from Pseudanabaena sp. BC1403 contains the following:
- the gmd gene encoding GDP-mannose 4,6-dehydratase gives rise to the protein MGNSKRALITGITGQDGSYLSELLLAKGYEVHGIIRRSSTINTGRIDHLYQDPHLPETKLFLHYGDLTDGTTLGRILEDVQPHEVYNLGAQSHVRVSFDSPEYTVDAVGMGTLRLLEAIRDYQQRNGHEIRFYQAGSSEMYGLVQAVPQNESTPFYPRSPYACAKVYAHWQTINYRESYGLFACNGILFNHESPRRGETFVTRKITRAIANIVAGKQKKLYLGNLDSKRDWGYAKDYVEAMWLMLQQEQPDDYVISTGETHSVREFLEESFAYVNLKWDDYVEIDQRYFRPAEVDLLLGDCSKAKQKLGWQPQVSFRGLVKLMVDTDLEMLGLRRPNT